From Penicillium psychrofluorescens genome assembly, chromosome: 6, one genomic window encodes:
- a CDS encoding uncharacterized protein (ID:PFLUO_009326-T1.cds;~source:funannotate) has product MAAPIIYIDEDVGRDDAAAVGSESAPYKTLVHAFLQHAPTTEGIQYLTRKSETDAAGENVDPAAKLEWKPATKSAVKKATNLWEQRKKKAAKEHELAIREKAEADKRQKVLEEAKKVVIKEDASLPPPVRIRLDVTDPAVVQLRAPESDTPGTRVRVLGRVHRMRAQKDVVFITLADGYGYLQCVLTGDMVKTFDIMTLTLETSMAIHGEMRAVPPKQHAPNNRELHADFFTIIGRAAGDKEAITTRVAPDADPQTLYDNRHLVLRGEMSSSVMKVRAATLRAFRKAFEENRMLEVTPPAMVQTQVEGGSTLFGFNYYGENAYLTQSSQLYLETCLPSMGDVYCVCPSFRAEKSLTRRHLSEYTHIEAELDFITFTDLLDHLEAVICRVIDLTLAEPEIKRYIDTLNPGFQPPSRPFKRMKYADAIDWLREHDIPNEEGQPHTFGDDIAEAAERRMTDIINQPIFLTHFPADIKAFYMKKDVADRRVTESVDVLMPGVGEIVGGSMRMDDWDELMNAYKHEGMDPKPYYWYTDQRKYGTSPHGGYGLGLERFLAWLCARHTVRDCSLYPRYTGRCTP; this is encoded by the exons ATGGCTGCACCCATCATCTACATCGACGAAGACGTCGGCAGAGACGATgctgccgccgtcggctCCGAGTCTGCCCCGTACAAGACCCTCGTGCACGCTTTCCTGCAGCACGCCCCGACCACCGAGGGCATCCAGTACCTCACCCGCAAGTCGGAGACCGACGCCGCCGGCGAGAATGTCGATCCTGCCGCCAAGCTGGAGTGGAAGCCCGCCACCAAGTCCGCCGTGAAAAAAGCCACCAACCTGTGggagcagcgcaagaagaaggccgccaaggagcaCGAACTGGCCATCCgcgagaaggccgaggccgacaaGCGCCAGAAGGTGCTCGAGGAGGCTAAGAAGGTCGTTATCAAGGAGGATGCGTCGCTGCCTCCGCCCGTGCGCATTCGTCTCGACGTCACCGACCCGGCTGTCGTCCAGCTGCGCGCCCCCGAGTCCGATACCCCCGGCACCCGGGTCCGGGTGTTGGGTCGGGTGCACCGCATGCGCGCTCAGAAGGATGTCGTCTTCATTACCCTCGCGGACGGATACGGATACCTCCAATGTGTCCTCACCGGGGACATGGTCAAGACCTTTGATATCATGACCCTCACCCTCGAGACCTCCATGGCCATCCACGGTGAGATGCGCGCCGTCCCGCCGAAGCAGCACGCCCCCAACAACCGCGAGCTGCACGCGGATTTCTTCACGATCATCGGTCGCGCGGCGGGCGACAAGGAGGCGATCACCACGCGCGTGGCGCCGGACGCCGACCCGCAGACGCTGTACGACAACCGCCACCTGGTCCTGCGCGGCGAGATGTCCTCGTCCGTGATGAAGGTGCGCGCTGCGACGCTCCGCGCATTCCGCAAGGCCTTCGAGGAGAACCGCATGTTGGAAGTGACCCCGCCGGCGATGGTGCAGACGCAGGTCGAGGGCGGCAGCACGCTCTTTGGATTTAACTACTACGGCGAGAACGCCTACCTGACGCAGTCATCGCAGCTGTACCTGGAGACCTGCCTCCCCTCCATGGGCGACGTCTACTGCGTGTGCCCGTCCTTCCGGGCCGAGAAATCGCTCACCCGCCGCCACCTGTCGGAATACACGCACATCGAAGCCGAGCTGGACTTTATCACCTTCACggacctcctcgaccaccttGAAGCGGTGATCTGTCGCGTCATCGATCTGACTCTCGCCGAGCCCGAAATCAAGCGCTACATCGACACCCTCAACCCAGGCTTCCAGCCCCCCTCCCGCCCCTTCAAGCGCATGAAGTATGCCGATGCGATCGACTGGCTGCGCGAGCACGATATTCCCAatgaagaaggccagccGCATACGTTTGGTGATGATATcgccgaagccgccgagCGCCGGATGACCGATATCATCAACCAGCCTATCTTCCTGACGCACTTCCCCGCGGATATCAAGGCCTTCTACATGAAGAAGGATGTGGCGGACCGCCGCGTGACCGAGAGTGTTGATGTCCTGATGCccggcgtcggcgagatTGTTGGTGGCAGCATGAGGATGGACGACTGGGACGAGTTGATGAATGCCTACAAGCACGAGGGCATGGACCCGAAGCCATACTACTGGTACACTGACCAGCGGAA ATACGGCACCTCCCCCCACGGCGGCTACGGTCTGGGCCTGGAGCGCTTCCTGGCATGGCTGTGCGCGCGCCACACCGTGCGCGATTGCTCGCTGTACCCCCGGTACACGGGCCGGTGCACTCCATGA
- a CDS encoding uncharacterized protein (ID:PFLUO_009325-T1.cds;~source:funannotate), whose protein sequence is MQASDASNNSRLVPPNYGLNGDYHNNNNHSSQSFSDRNARRANIPAINTAAAGQSSDMASGAAFDMNFTPLLPSQLLVGSPFQPGTPSAFTSPQFANFGGFPQGNANGHAHNSQNQMGSPTQGMHNHGLYSGMDQMSASQLMGGPQSPINGFGGMGNAALGSPAASVAPGMLSGTSRTVYLGNIPAETTAEEILNHVRSGQIESVRLLPDKNCAFISFLDSSSATHFHSDAILKKLAIKGNDIKVGWGKPSQVPTSVALAVQQSGASRNVYLGNLPEETTEDSLREELGKFGPIDTVKIVKEKAIGFVHFLSISNAMKAVTQLPQEPQWQAPKRVFYGKDRCAYVSKTQQQNAAQFLGIAPGYAHVLNSADRDLISNALAQQSVAAAAVATTAGGVNNLGNRTIYLGNIHPETTIEEICNVVRGGLLHHIRYIPDKHICFVTFIDPTSAASFYALSNLQGLMIHNRRLKIGWGKHSGPLPPAIALAVSGGASRNVYIGNLDEAWTEERLRQDFSEYGEIELVNTLREKSCAFVNFTNIANAIKAIEGMRNREDYRRFKINFGKDRCGNPPRQAGNNHGNNSQQNRNGANNMEGPQSPSPALNGFQQQNLSQSGSQSSPTRPALSPAPGSTGSQNGQLHPLQNVSSPSGVLNVGSNNPLTMYLNQMSAQQAQEQENRMNDPMGLSQGQPQQSMYNGASNGDLSNGHGMDGPMHQHKSSNGYLSVANGSSGPGHHSTASTSNLSVPRAQHSRAVSLPSFSQEPYGPGSGGPGGHSRAGAAHQAQSSFSSFTSALGGLNHPGFGLAIQNENSLPGWAEEEIGAK, encoded by the coding sequence ATGCAAGCGTCGGATGCGTCTAACAACTCACGCCTGGTTCCCCCCAATTACGGTCTGAACGGCGACTACCACAACAATAACAACCACTCGTCCCAGAGCTTCTCGGACCGCAACGCTCGTCGAGCTAATATTCCCGCTATAAATACCGCTGCAGCAGGCCAATCATCCGACATGGCTTCTGGTGCCGCGTTTGATATGAATTTCACTCCGCTTCTCCCTTCCCAGCTGCTGGTGGGCAGCCCCTTCCAGCCCGGGACTCCATCCGCCTTCACCTCGCCACAATTCGCGAATTTTGGGGGTTTCCCCCAGGGCAATGCCAACGGGCATGCGCACAACTCGCAGAACCAGATGGGCAGCCCAACCCAGGGCATGCATAACCACGGTCTCTATTCTGGTATGGATCAGATGAGCGCCTCCCAGCTGATGGGAGGACCACAGTCGCCGATTAATGGATTTGGAGGCATGGGTAATGCGGCTCTGGGCAGCCCCGCGGCATCGGTGGCCCCGGGAATGTTGTCAGGAACAAGTCGCACGGTGTATCTAGGAAACATCCCGGCTGAAACAACTGCCGAGGAAATCCTGAACCACGTACGCAGCGGCCAGATCGAATCCGTTCGATTGCTTCCCGACAAGAACTGTGctttcatctccttcctGGATAGCAGCTCGGCTACTCATTTCCACTCGGATGccatcttgaagaagctggccaTCAAGGGTAATGACATCAAGGTCGGCTGGGGCAAGCCTTCCCAGGTTCCAACGTCCGTGGCCCTGGCTGTTCAGCAGTCGGGCGCGTCGCGTAATGTTTACCTGGGGAATCTGCCCGAAGAGACGACAGAGGACAGTCTGCGGGAAGAATTGGGCAAATTCGGACCCATCGACACGGTCAAGATcgtcaaggagaaggccattgGATTCGTGCATTTCCTGTCCATCAGTAATGCCATGAAGGCCGTGACTCAGCTTCCGCAAGAACCACAATGGCAGGCTCCGAAGCGGGTTTTCTATGGCAAGGATCGTTGCGCATATGTGTCCAAGACGCAGCAGCAGAATGCCGCCCAGTTCCTCGGAATCGCTCCTGGATATGCTCATGTGCTCAATTCGGCGGATCGCGATCTGATTTCCAACGCACTCGCTCAGCAGTCTGTGGCTGCGGCCGCCGTCGCGACGACGGCTGGCGGTGTGAACAACCTGGGTAACCGAACCATCTATCTCGGAAACATCCACCCCGAAACCACCATTGAGGAGATCTGTAACGTGGTCCGTGGAGGTCTGCTGCACCACATTCGATACATTCCGGACAAACACATCTGCTTCGTCACCTTCATCGATCccacctccgccgcttcGTTCTATGCCCTCAGCAACCTGCAGGGCCTGATGATCCACAACCGGAGGCTGAAGATTGGCTGGGGCAAGCACTCTGGCCCTCTGCCGCCTGCCATCGCACTGGCtgtcagcggcggcgcctCCCGCAATGTATACATTGGCAACCTGGATGAAGCCTGGACCGAGGAACGCCTCCGCCAGGACTTCTCGGAGTACGGCGAGATCGAACTGGTGAACACCCTGCGTGAGAAGAGCTGCGCATTTGTCAACTTCAccaacatcgccaacgccatcAAGGCGATTGAGGGCATGCGCAATCGGGAGGATTACCGGCGGTTCAAGATCAACTTCGGCAAGGATCGTTGCGGCAATCCGCCGCGCCAGGCTGGAAACAACCACGGCAACAATTCACAGCAGAACCGCAATGGTGCCAACAACATGGAAGGACCCCAGTCACCTTCCCCGGCACTCAACGgcttccagcagcagaatctCAGCCAATCCGGCTCGCAATCTAGCCCGACTCGGCCTGCTCTCTCCCCTGCACCGGGGTCCACCGGCTCTCAGAACGGGCAGCTTCATCCGCTGCAGAACGTCTCTTCTCCGTCCGGGGTCCTGAACGTGGGATCGAACAATCCGTTGACCATGTATCTGAATCAAATGTCCGCCCAGCAAGCacaggagcaggagaacCGCATGAATGACCCCATGGGTCTGTCCCAAGGCCAACCGCAGCAGTCGATGTACAACGGCGCCAGCAACGGAGATCTTTCCAACGGCCACGGCATGGATGGCCCGATGCACCAGCACAAGTCATCGAACGGCTACCTCAGCGTCGCCAACGGTTCTTCAGGACCCGGCCACCATTCTAcggccagcaccagcaacCTGAGCGTGCCGCGTGCGCAACACTCGCGCGCCGTCAGCCtgccctccttctcccaggaGCCCTATGGCCCTGGCTCGGGAGGACCAGGTGGTCACAGCCGTGCGGGCGCAGCTCACCAAGCACagagcagcttctccagcttcacATCcgcgctcggcggcctcAACCACCCGGGCTTCGGTCTAGCCATTCAGAACGAAAACTCGCTCCCGGGCTgggccgaggaagagatcggGGCCAAATAA